One window from the genome of Kryptolebias marmoratus isolate JLee-2015 linkage group LG1, ASM164957v2, whole genome shotgun sequence encodes:
- the srrd gene encoding SRR1-like protein produces the protein MSDTSEEWKVARRRKGAPKKFKSHQVSSASSFHQEEHLDVGKLIKIIRDTESELRCEDFWSQWKKQLLLAASGLPESNDTKDHLERNPEDTQCQQLECVCYGLGSFSSCVSARYQLAMLLLLLDAGQIPLQDCSVYDPAFSSAERDVLKELGLTVLAENEEGKRQATKPTLFYLMHCGKALYNNLLWKNWSAQCLTLVVIIGNSFNGITERTIERELKRDYSYISKAVGLCEDRPLPCPSHLIDVFSDTALITFPSDSLNRLPQSFWAEPPEPQYLHCSDLEIILKQSSLSETPETDDR, from the exons ATGTCGGACACCTCAGAGGAATGGAAGGTAGCTCGGCGGCGAAAAGGTGCGCCGAAGAAATTTAAATCTCACCAAGTTTCTTCAGCATCATCCTTCCACCAGGAGGAGCATCTGGATGTCGGGAAACTTATCAAAATAATCAGAGACACGGA gtCTGAACTAAGATGCGAGGATTTTTGGTCACAGTGGAAAA AGCAGCTGCTTCTGGCAGCTTCAGGACTTCCAGAGAGCAATGACACTAAGGACCATTTGGAGAGGAACCCAGAAGACACACAATGTCAACagctggagtgtgtgtgttatggCCTTGGATCCTTCTCTTCTTGCGTCTCAGCTCGGTACCAGCTTGCCatgttgctgctgcttctggATGCTGGACAG ATCCCACTGCAGGACTGCTCTGTTTATGATCCTGCATTCTCCTCTGCTGAGAGGGACGTTTTGAAAGAGCTGGGTTTGACTGTACTCGCAGAAAATGAG GAGGGGAAGCGTCAAGCCACTAAGCCCACCCTGTTTTATCTTATGCACTGTGGAAAAGCCCTGTACAACAACCTGCTGTGGAAGAACTGGAGCGCACAGTGTTTGACTCTGGTGGTGATCATTGGGAACAGCTTCAACGGCATTACGGAGAG gaCCATTGAGAGGGAGCTGAAGCGGGACTACAGCTACATCAGTAAGGCTGTGGGTTTGTGTGAGGACAGACCGCTGCCGTGTCCTTCCCATCTGATAGATGTCTTCAGTGACACAGCACTTATCACTTTTCCCTCTGACAGCCTTAACAGACTCCCACAGTCTTTTTGGGCTGAGCCACCCGAGCCTCAGTACCTACACTGCTCAGATTTGGAGATTATCCTAAAACAATCATCTCTCTCAGAAACTCCTGAAACTGATGATAGATAA
- the si:ch211-166a6.5 gene encoding clustered mitochondria protein homolog, with protein sequence MKDKVRRGGGKNQAKTEAAVVLGGEDAVSIKQDEGTSFPVKIQGAGVEPFELQVHGFWLVQDALVTLLSRNEVCPRSNLSLALTGTALDPRADLQSLKSLKAGAIIRLMEEPYTTHSARLHLARVMELLRASGPHDALREGCSPSILETLTHTQAPDTSLSNGKSLKRSLSNAKAESTNQDEAPPEYLLPGSSERPLMALLPHSSQPEAHSYLKDLALSCWNPPPGHRKLQGDFMYITVVTTEGRRCDITSCPKGFFLNRSTEDAFDPRPAQSSPVCHCFTDLLCHISPAFKQTFTTLKNKPTQPPVEVMPTPYHTLSWLGPPCSSRAHKNTFSRLGVDDQAATQAPDWNEELQAARDLPQGSLEERLQRDRALLQVNSAFVRAVMQGAETVIDGFVEPVNGNPEDPAFLWGGLFMSQGATGSVFGGERGRRAAQRLELKGVQAYSDLEGLQGLHTLPTAIVDYRGVRLSAQGLAPGLESSEQDQEASPASRGLLYGVNSGPQESTQRRQLLSLLAHSAKSLSIQRHVVVAPNGYQVPLFTSVDAQGLLGADRRFYLLDVFRTFPADANFCPEEERQSQTTTEEEEESSKSSKEEDEEEEKRGCEKEGWPENYKTTSGLPKSFPHRLCRLRPELLQAFIQHKHCQFTQHVREKLDENGGFEECATANDSRATEAVQAACKEVGSVSNIIFEMRFNPNVFSPGIHFPPSESATTALQERLLREAAAFIVTHQIPAFLQSCQQSNEAPMDGASLKQALHLKGINLRYLGHLVKAISQSEHKESLRHIMRSAMGEIFIRSTRRVFNTFLQGVDVPSLAAAISHFLGCLLVHHFTPSPVGEETKKKSRRRGRGAGASENTPWSMLTGTELWNLVCQDAVETYGISDSLGSGLNHLVEHYGLQKISLLREFCLKTGVQLRLRDYFFDHQNKAPISPDDILNIFPVVKHIHMPTVDASKAYHAAQNSIQKGLLDQAHEQLKEAAFLFSRVCDDLHPEACYCHSLLAKVTYLQGKAAEARSVQLKTVVISERVLGFDHPNTIQQYALLAVYVYAGGETVLAQKCLLRARLLMLTVHGEDHPFTATLDSCLGLVLAGDQTEQFLKNALRLNTSFFGATNLHTALSQHLLAQWMCSKGDYRGAMTHEKEALSAFTTLFGEDHPQTRCSKEFLSTITKQAVKVERTLRQAGAECSEQTVECLSPTTDTILEQMVLATGIRRITRSDRLQEFKQKHLERKLEAARQLGIKLPFELPVSDVRCGKEAEDGGNKAEEKNSKGQQEQQEEAASPESAGSVLANGHGAEPEKTDENGDREGAGAGQIKSDSGEKNGDVDVLASPSVLKSTLTWADVVSKPSNGIGSKAVNGVDSAAANEAAEE encoded by the exons AGCCTTACACCACCCACTCAGCCAGGCTCCACCTGGCTCGTGTCATGGAGCTGCTGAGAGCGTCCGGACCTCATGATGCACTGAGAGAAGGATGTTCCCCGAGCATACTGGagaccctcacacacacacaagcacctG ACACTAGCTTGTCAAATGGGAAGAGCCTGAAGCGCTCTTTATCTAATGCAAAGGCAGAATCGACCAACCAGGACGAAGCTCCACCCGAGTATCTCCTCCCCGGTTCGTCCGAGAGACCCCTCATGGCCTTGCTGCCACACAGCTCTCAACCAGAG GCTCACAGTTACTTGAAGGACCTGGCTCTCAGCTGCTGGAACCCTCCTCCAGgacacaggaagctgcagggAGACTTCATGTACATCACTGTGGTGACGACAGAAGGACGACGCTGTGACATCACATCCTGTCCCAAAGGTTTCTTCCTCAACAG GTCAACAGAAGATGCATTTGATCCCCGTCCTGCTCAGTCTTCGCCTGTTTGTCACTGTTTCACTGACTTGCTCTGTCACATCAGCCCTGCATTCAAACAAACCTTCACCACActcaaaaacaa GCCAACCCAGCCACCAGTGGAGGTGATGCCCACTCCTTACCACACACTGAGCTGGCTCGGGCCTCCCTGCTCCTCACGTGCTCACAAAAACACCTTCAGTAGATTGGGAGTGGATGATCAGGCAGCAACACAG GCTCCAGACTGGAATGAGGAGCTACAAGCAGCAAGAGATCTTCCACAAGGAAGTCTGGAGGAGAggctgcagagagacagagctCTGCTACAA GTAAACAGTGCGTTTGTGAGGGCTGTCATGCAGGGGGCAGAGACTGTCATAGACGGATTTGTTGAACCAGTAAATGGAAACCCAGAGGACCCAGCTTTCCTGTGGGGTGGCTTGTTCATGAGCCAGGGGGCCACGGGTTCAGTGTTTGGTGGCGAGAGGGGCCGCAG GGCAGCTCAGAGACTGGAGCTCAAAGGTGTTCAGGCTTACAGCGACCTGGAGGGGTTGCAGGGGCTGCACACTCTACCTACAGCCATTGTAGATTACAGAGGGGTGCGTCTGTCTGCTCAGGGTCTGGCTCCTGGCTTGGAAAGCTCAGAGCAGGACCAGGAAGCTTCTCCTGCTTCGAG AGGTTTGCTCTACGGGGTGAACTCAGGGCCCCAAGAGTCCACCCAACGCCGGCAGCTGCTGTCCCTCTTGGCTCACTCCGCCAAATCTCTTTCGATTCAGAGACATGTTGTTGTGGCACCCAACGGTTACCAGGTCCCACTGTTCACCTCAGTGGATGCTCAGGGGCTGCTGGGGGCCGACAGGAGGTTCTACTTACTCGATGTGTTCAGGACCTTCCCTGCTGATGCCAACTTTTGTCCGGAAGAGGAGAGACAAAGTCAGACAActactgaagaagaagaagagagcagTAAAAGCAGTAAagaagaagatgaggaggaagagaagagagGTTGTGAGAAAGAAGGCTGGCCAGAGAATTATAAAACCACCTCTGGACTTCCAAAGAGTTTTCCTCACAGACTCTGTAGGCTGAGGCCAGAGCTGCTGCAGGCTTTCATCCAACATAA acaTTGCCAGTTCACTCAGCATGTCAGGGAGAAGTTAGATGAAAATGGAGGCTTTGAGGAATGTGCAACAGCCA ACGACTCTCGGGCAACAGAGGCAGTGCAAGCTGCGTGTAAAGAAGTGGGCTCAGTTAGTAACATTATCTTCGAGATGCGATTCAACCCAAATGTTTTCTCTCCAG GGATACATTTTCCACCTAGTGAAAGTGCAACGACAGCTCTGCAGGAGAGGTTACTgagagaagctgcagctttCATCGTCACACACCAGATACCAGCTTTT TTGCAGTCGTGCCAACAGAGCAATGAGGCGCCAATGGATGGAGCTTCTCTAAAGCAGGCGCTGCACCTAAAAGGCATCAACCTGCGGTACCTGGGCCACCTCGTCAAGGCTATTTCTCAGTCAGAACACAAGGAGTCCCTGAGGCATATAatg AGATCAGCGATGGGTGAAATTTTTATCCGCTCAACAAGAAGAGTGTTCAATACTTTCCTCCAG GGTGTGGACGTGCCGAGTCTTGCTGCGGCCATCAGTCACTTCCTCGGCTGCCTGTTGGTTCACCACTTCACCCCCTCTCCTGTGGGGGAGGAGACTAAGAAAAAGTCAAGACGGCGTGGCCGCGGCGCGGGGGCCTCCGAGAACACGCCCTGGAGCATGCTCACAGGAACTGAGCTGTGGAATCTGGTTTGCCAAGATGCTGTTGAAACTTATGGCATCTCTGACAGTCTCGG CTCTGGTCTGAACCACCTGGTAGAGCACTATGGCCTTCAAAAAATTTCTCTGCTCAGAGAATTCTGCTTAAAGACAGGAGTGCAG TTGAGATTGAGAGACTACTTCTTCGACCACCAAAACAAAGCCCCCATCAGTCCAGATGACATCCTCAACATCTTCCCTGTGGTGAAACACATTCACATGCCAACCGTGGATGCTTCAAAAGCATACCACGCAGCACAGAACTCCATTCAGAAgg GTCTGCTGGATCAGGCCCacgagcagctgaaggaggcaGCCTTCCTGTTTAGCAGGGTGTGCGATGATCTGCACCCCGAGGCGTGTTATTGCCACAGCCTGTTGGCCAAGGTGACCTACCTGCAGGGGAAGGCAGCTGAG gcTCGCAGTGTGCAGCTGAAAACAGTGGTCATCAGCGAGAGGGTGCTCGGCTTTGACCATCCTAACACTATTCAGCAATAT GCTCTCCTGGCTGTGTATGTGTACGCTGGAGGGGAGACGGTCCTGGCTCAGAAGTGTCTTCTCAGAGCTCGCCTGCTGATGCTAACGGTTCATGGAGAAGACCACCCGTTCACTGCAACACTGGAC AGCTGTCTTGGTCTGGTTCTGGCAGGAGATCAGACAGAACAGTTCCTAAAGAACGCTCTGAGACTTAACACTTCCTTCTTCGGAGCTACAAATCTGCATACTGCTCTCAG TCAGCACCTGCTGGCCCAGTGGATGTGCAGTAAGGGTGACTACAGAGGTGCCATGACACATGAGAAAGAGGCTCTGTCTGCATTCACCACGCTG TTTGGGGAGGATCACCCTCAGACACGCTGCAGCAAAGAGTTCCTGAGCACCATAACCAAGCAGGCAGTGAAAGTAGAGCGAACTCTCAGGCAGGCAGGAGCTGAGTGCTCTGAGCAAACCGTCGAG TGTCTAAGCCCAACGACTGACACCATTCTGGAGCAGATGGTTCTGGCGACAGGGATCAGGAGGATTACCCGCAG CGACAGGCTCCAGGAGTTCAAGCAGAAACACTTGGAGCGAAAGCTTGAGGCAGCGAGACAACTGGGAATCAAACTTCCATTCGAGCTTCCCGTCTCGGATGTGAGGTGTGGAAAGGAAGCCGAGGACGGAGGAAACAAGGCggaggagaaaaacagcaaaggccaacaggagcagcaggaggaagccGCTTCTCCTGAGAGTGCCGGGAGTGTGTTAGCTAATGGCCACGGGGCAGAGCCAgagaaaactgatgaaaacgGTGACAGAGAAGGGGCAGGAGCTGGTCAGATAAAGTCAGACTCGGGGGAGAAAAATGGAGATGTGGACGTCTTAGCCAGCCCATCAGTCCTTAAAAGTACACTGACCTGGGCAGATGTTGTTTCGAAGCCAAGCAACGGAATAGGAAGCAAAGCAGTAAATGGAGTAGATAGTGCCGCTGCCAACGAGGCAGCTGAGGAGTGA